The Juglans microcarpa x Juglans regia isolate MS1-56 chromosome 8S, Jm3101_v1.0, whole genome shotgun sequence genome has a window encoding:
- the LOC121244227 gene encoding uncharacterized protein K02A2.6-like, whose translation MHDVMREPPRVEVRRGGRVEQGNLAVERWIHGGSHHGSPSMRARPQDIRYEVPRYEEGHEVENAHEEERPYGHDRREERRHNHYDRNSGHHGRRFEEEYHEERRGNRANDRRPKVDFPKFNEGDPYEWLDKVDHYFHTYEVPRRERVSTACFYLEGKASKWWRWIRDQYEKDEKRLGWTAFEKEFLLQFGPSPTINHHGQLAKLKQEGRVHQYIEEFRQLQTLLRGWSEEALVGTFIDGLKPWLAKEIKLKQLTRIQEVMRMAEILEESGTMERRFSKDVGSKASKTLQTKAPGKTKVEMEVSKPKPYEVKKLSRQDVQERIKKGLCFKCGDKWSKEHSCKSGKAYVLIEEEENEESSHDESEQEEAEPSGEEEDAELSLNAMSGVQRPTSMRVMAWIGKFEVTLLVDSGSTHNFINSNIVTKVGLKSSTIEPFDVKVANGDKLRCEGLVKEVKMNVQGLRIVADLHVLSLVGLDVVLGNAWLKGIGKVINDYEKMTIEFWIGSKKKLWTALTSKEVRSCEAMMFQKLCKGGARCFAIILAKQEALLEVEKSEDGSKRDDLSLLPVEVQEVLRDHKGVLEVPTTLPPSRVFDHSIALENEGKPVNVPPYRYAYFQKEEIERQVEEMLKGGLIRPSNSPFSSPVLLVRKKDGTWRFCTDYRALNEATIKDRFPIPTVDEMLDELHGASIFSKLDLRAGYHQIRMKERDVHKTAFRTHNGHYEYLVMQFGLCNAPSTFQAAMNTIFKPLLRKFVLVFFDDILVYSKNIEDHKLHLKVVMKILEEHHIFIKVSKCAFMEKELEYLGHFISGEGVKVDQRKI comes from the coding sequence ATGCATGATGTGATGCGTGAGCCACCAAGGGTGGAAGTGAGAAGAGGAGGACGAGTGGAGCAAGGCAACCTAGCCGTGGAGAGATGGATTCATGGTGGAAGTCACCATGGGAGTCCAAGCATGAGGGCAAGACCACAAGACATAAGGTACGAGGTACCTAGATATGAAGAAGGCCATGAGGTCGAGAATGCTCATGAAGAAGAGAGGCCATATGGCCATGATCGGCGTGAAGAGAGAAGGCACAACCACTATGATAGAAATAGTGGTCATCATGGGAGAAGGTTTGAAGAAGAGTATCATGAGGAAAGAAGAGGAAACCGGGCTAATGACCGGAGACCCAAGGTAGACTTTCCTAAGTTCAATGAGGGAGATCCCTATGAGTGGCTTGACAAAGTTGACCATTACTTCCATACCTATGAGGTGCCAAGAAGAGAGAGGGTATCCACGGCATGTTTTTATTTGGAGGGTAAAGCTAGCAAGTGGTGGAGGTGGATTAGAGACCAATATgaaaaagatgagaaaaggTTGGGATGGACCGCTTTTGAGAAAGAATTCTTGCTTCAATTTGGCCCTTCGCCCACCATCAATCACCATGGGCAATTGGCTAAATTAAAACAAGAGGGAAGAGTCCATCAATACATAGAAGAATTTCGGCAACTACAAACCCTTTTGAGGGGGTGGTCCGAAGAAGCACTTGTTGGCACATTCATTGATGGTTTGAAGCCTTGGTTAGCCAAGGAGATCAAATTGAAGCAACTCACTAGAATCCAAGAAGTAATGAGGATGGCCGAAATCCTTGAAGAAAGTGGTACCATGGAGAGGAGATTTTCCAAGGATGTGGGGAGTAAAGCCTCAAAAACTTTACAAACCAAAGCACCTGGGAAAACTAAGGTGGAGATGGAGGTTTCTAAACCAAAGCCCTATGAGGTTAAGAAACTTTCTAGACAGGATGTCCAAGAAAGAATCAAGAAAGGCCTTTGCTTCAAATGTGGAGATAAATGGAGCAAGGAACATTCATGTAAATCGGGTAAGGCCTATGTGttgattgaagaagaagagaatgaagagTCTTCACATGATGAGTCCGAACAAGAGGAGGCCGAACCTAGTGGGGAGGAAGAAGATGCCGAATTATCACTCAATGCTATGTCCGGAGTACAAAGACCCACTTCCATGAGGGTCATGGCATGGATTGGGAAATTTGAAGTCACTTTGTTGGTGGATAGTGGCTCAACACATAACTTCATCAACTCCAACATTGTCACCAAGGTGGGGTTGAAATCGAGCACCATTGAGCCTTTTGATGTTAAAGTGGCTAATGGGGACAAGTTAAGGTGTGAGGGCCTTGTGAAAGAAGTTAAAATGAATGTCCAAGGATTACGAATTGTGGCGGACTTGCATGTTTTGTCACTAGTGGGACTTGATGTCGTCTTGGGCAATGCATGGCTCAAAGGCATTGGCAAAGTTATTAATGATTATGAGAAGATGACTATAGAGTTTTGGATTGGATCCAAAAAGAAGTTATGGACAGCTTTGACCTCCAAGGAGGTGAGGTCTTGTGAGGCCATGATGTTTCAGAAATTGTGTAAAGGTGGAGCTAGATGCTTTGCCATTATTCTAGCAAAGCAAGAGGCACTTTTGGAGGTTGAGAAAAGTGAAGACGGGAGCAAGAGGGATGACTTGTCCTTGCTGCCCGTGGAGGTCCAAGAAGTCTTGAGGGACCACAAGGGAGTTCTAGAGGTGCCAACTACCTTGCCACCTTCTAGAGTTTTTGATCATTCCATTGCCTTGGAAAATGAGGGCAAACCGGTGAATGTTCCTCCATACCGGTATGCTTATTTTCAAAAGGAAGAGATAGAGAGGCAAGTGGAAGAAATGTTGAAAGGAGGCTTGATAAGGCCTAGCAATAGTCCTTTTTCTTCACCGGTCCTATTGGTGAGAAAGAAGGATGGTACTTGGAGATTTTGCACGGATTATAGGGCTTTGAATGAAGCCACCATCAAGGATAGGTTCCCTATACCTACCGTTGATGAAATGTTGGATGAGTTGCACGGCGCTAGCATCTTTTCTAAACTTGACTTGAGGGCGGGTTACCACCAAATCCGTATGAAAGAAAGAGATGTGCACAAGACGGCCTTTAGAACTCATAATGGACACTATGAATACCTTGTGATGCAGTTTGGATtgtgtaatgcaccttccacattCCAAGCCGCCATGAACACCATTTTCAAGCCcttgttgagaaaatttgttttggttttctttgatgatatcttggtATATTCCAAGAACATTGAAGACCACAAGTTGCATTTGAAGGTGGTGATGAAGATTCTTGAGGAGCATCATATTTTCATCAAAGTATCTAAATGTGCTTTCATGGAAAAAGAGCTTGAGTACTTGGGGCATTTCATTTCGGGTGAAGGAGTCAAGGTGGATCAAAGGAAGATATAG